The genomic stretch CTTCGGGTTCTTTTAAAAGAACTTTTTGGTCTTCTTTAATATCTGCAGTTTTATAAGGGAAATAAACTCCTGTAGATGATGTATACACATAAACACCACAATTATCTTTTAATAATTGAGCTGTTTTTTGAGTCCATTTAGCTTTTTTACCAGAATTATCAATAACAATATCCCATTTTTTGTTTTCTAAAGCAGATAAATTATTCTCTCTATCACCAATTAAATGTTCAACTTTATCAAAAACTTCTTTATTTACGTTTGGTTTTGTTTTTCCTCTTGTAAAGATAGAAACTTTGTGACCTCTTTCTAAAGCATATTTAATTTGATGTGGACCTAAAAAACTTGTTCCGCCTAGAATTAATATTGATAATTTATTTTTATCAATAGAACTACAAGAGAGCAAACTACTACTTAACAAAGGAATACTTGCACTTAATAAAACACTATTTTTAATAAATTTTCTTCTAGAATTACTCATATTTTACTACTGATTTTGATAACTTTAGCTAATATAATTAAATAATTATATTTTTTTAGGCAACCATTTTAAAACATTTGTAGTCTATATATTTGTAAGGCAGTTAAAACAGAAAAAAGAGGCTTGAAAATTATAACATTGCATAACAAACAAAAATCGTTAATTAAAAAAGCGATTGATAACAACAGAGAAGCGCAAAAACAATTGTTCGAGCAACATTCTCCTAAAATGTTGGGTGTTTGTAGGCAATACGTAAAAGATATGCATCATGCAGAAGACTTAATGTTGCAAGGTTTTTTAAAAGTTTTTACCAACTTATATAAATTTAAACACGAAGGTAGTTTTGAAGGTTGGATTCGAAGAATAATGGTGAATACGTGCATTTCTTATCTCAGAAAAAAGAACCTTGTAGATGTATCTGATGAAGATTTTGTGT from Polaribacter marinaquae encodes the following:
- a CDS encoding RNA polymerase sigma factor gives rise to the protein MKIITLHNKQKSLIKKAIDNNREAQKQLFEQHSPKMLGVCRQYVKDMHHAEDLMLQGFLKVFTNLYKFKHEGSFEGWIRRIMVNTCISYLRKKNLVDVSDEDFVFNDAATESLENTSVEDIQKLIDKLPEGYKMVFNLFAIEGYKHSEIAKKLDISENTSKSQLFKARKLLQENYKKMNKVIHENK